The following nucleotide sequence is from Alkalihalobacillus sp. LMS39.
TTCATTCTGAGTATAAGAAAGCAGTCGATTGTCTAATCGAACATTTCACCGAGTGTACTAGTTGTAAAAAAGTGCATTTGGACGTACGTGAGAGATTAACTCGAACTCAAATGACAGAAAAGCTACTTTTAATAATATATAACATTCAAGAAGACGAGCTTTACTCACTCGATGATGTCACTAAAGATATTGTCGAAGTTCTCAAGCATTTTGACTTAATCAGTTAACGGTTTTTAGACAATCCACATGCTGCATATAATTTCTCAATAAAGGAGAGGAGTGACTTGCAACCAGTAACCGGGAGAGGAGCACTAAACATGAGTAAAGATATCATTGTTTGTAAAGGGCGACCACAACCAAGTAAGGAAGCATTAGACCGATTTATTCAAGTTTACAATCGGATGGTCAAAGAAAACCAAGAAAGAGAAAAACAAAGCAAACAAGTATCTGATAAAGACTCTTAGGAGTCTTTGTACAAGGGACAAGCTCTACATTTATTTTACTACCTCAATTGTCACAAAAAAATATATCTATAGGTACAAAGGGAAGGAGTTGAGAAAAATGGCAATTGGAAAAGTAATTGCCGAAACAAGAGACCGATTAGAAATATCACAACGAGAGTTTGCAGATAGAGTACCTTCTAGTCGTGAGGCAATCGCAAAGTACGAAACAGGAGAAAGAAAGTTTCCAGATGACTTAGTTCCGGCTTATTGTGAGGGATTAAATGACGCCATTTTTATAAAGCAAGTTCAAAGAGAGTGTACGAATGGCGTATACATACCATATCTTGATGGGCCATTAGTTGACCATCATCCAGCATCGCTCATTTTCCGCGCAAGGAAGGAACTAAAAGAAGCTAAAGAACATTTGGGTCAAATCGATAGTAGTAAACCGTTAGCCTTTATGACTGATGCAGAGATCGACCATATAAAAAGAACAATACACGAGCTATTAGATGCGGCAGCAGCATCAGAAACATTGGTTATCGACATTTGTTCAAGATTCGATTTTAGTTACAACGACACGATTAAGCAGTGGATACATTCATTAACTGCTAGGCAGTTGAAAGCAAGACAAAATGTGTGAGGTGAAAATGATGTTCTATGTACTGGAAGAGGACAAGCCTTTAGCAGATGAATTACATCGTTTTATTATTAGTCAACGTTCTTCATTAGTTCACCAAAATATGCTAGCACTTCAATTCACAACTGACGGTAATTACTACAAAGCAGGGGAGTGTGACAAACAAGTTTCGGCTATTCGTTTAGAAATCGCTAAAGCTTTCCTTGATTTAGACCAACTACAAGCAAAGCGTGTAGCAGCAGAACGAGAAGGGAAAGTTGCAAAAGTACATTTGGAAATTGTGAAAAATCACAATAATTTAGTTATGAAAATGGGAGGAAGAAAATGAAAACTACTGCACTAGCAAACTGTTCTCATATCGAAATGAGTTTAATTATTGAAGCTATGACCATGCACAGCTATTCATTATCCGGTTTTGAAAAGAAACTGTTCGACTTAGATTTAGATAAGGTACGTTCCAGAAAGAAAAAGGTTGAATTGGATGGATGCGGTTTAAAGCAAATTGCGATTGCACTAAGAAGAAAAGGAATTACGATTCATCGGTTATATGGAAATAAGCGATATGTAGAAGAACGAAAGAAATGTTTCAACCTAGCGATTGATATAGATTTAATTCGGATTAAGTTTCAGCAAGAAAACGGACCTAAAGTAAAAGCGCAAACTGCTGCAACAGTTCACGCTTCATAGGAGAGAGGAAAAATGACTGAGGTAAATAAAAAAAGTTCGCCACAGGGCACGTGACGAACAACAACATTAACTGATTACCACTATTATACTCTTTCTCCTTGAATTTTTCAAAGTTATGGGATTTTAAGGACTCGCCAAAATTGGTGAGTGAATTACCACAAATGCGTATTAAAAAGGAGGAGTTAAATTGAATGCTGAGCTAGTAGGCAACAAGTCTATAAACCTAGTTTTTGTGACAAATGGTAAACCAGCAACGGATAGTCGGAGAATTGCCGATACCTTTCAAAAAACTCATGACAAAGTATTACGTGATATTCGCACATTATTAACAAAAGCTCCTGAAGAGTTTGCATTCTCCAATTTTGGAGAGACCTCTTATAAAAATAAACAGGGCAGAGAAATGCCGATGTACATTGTCACGTTTGACGGCTTTGCCATGTTAGCAATGGGGTACACAGGTGAAAAAGCAATTGAGTTTAAAGTGCGCTATATCAATGAATTTAATAGGACTCGCCAACTGGTGGAGAGTCATCAAGAAACACTGAAATCACATGAGCAAAAGCAAATTCAGCAACAAATCAAACAGACCATTTACTCGCAATATCCTGAAATATCAGCACAAGCTAGAATGAAATATTTCACTTGTCTTCATAAGGATTTGAAAGACAGATACAGGGTTACATCTTTTCGGGATATTTTACGCAAGGACTTCTTAGGAGCTATCGAGTTTATTAACAAATGGGATTCGCCAAGATTGGAGAGTCGTAGGAGGCTAACATGAACAAGTATTTACTCGACGAACCGCCGTTAGTCATAATTCCTAGTTTGGCTAAGGTGATTGGACTTAATAAAGCGATTATCCTACAACAATGCCATTACTGGATACAAAAAAGCAGTCATGAGAGAGAGGGGAGAACTTGGTTTTACAAGACTTATAAAGAGTGGGCCATAGACTTTCCCTTCTGGGGTGATAAGACGATCCGAAAAACGATAACGGAATTAGAGAAAGATGGGTTATTGATTTCTGGAAACTTTAACAAGCGACAATTTGACAAAACAAAATGGTACACGATTGATTACGATGCGTTCAAAAAGTTAGGTACCAAACATTGTGGTCAAAATGACCCATCCATGAGGTCAAATGTACCAACTGGAATGGTCAATGTTACCACACCAATACCAGATACTACTACAGATATAACTACTGTTACTGAAACGCGCGAAGAAATATTTTTGAAGCATGATGATGAGGTGGACAAACTTGCTAATGAATTTATGGAGTTACGAGGTAAAGGGCTAATACTTCGGCCGACTGATTACCAAGCAATCGGGAACGTCTTGTCAATTGTTCCGTTTCAAACATCTCTAGAGTTACTTCGAGATTGTTTCAAAGAATACAAGCCTAATAGACCTGGAAACACAATAAACGCATTTACCTATTGCGAGAAATACATACTCGACAAACATCAAGTTCTTCTCGCATACCAGGAAGCAAAATCAAAAGAGAAAGCGAGGCCTGAGGATGAGCAACCTTACCAGCATCGAGGACGTATTGAAAGAACTTCAAAGCAGAGCGGAAAAAGCTATGAACAAGCAATTCGAGAGCTTCACGACGCAAAGCACGCATGGGGAGGTTAATTACAATTGTCCTATCTGTTTCGATAAGGGGATTGTACTTACAAAAGAGCAAGAGTTAAATCCTTTTACGAAGGAACCGAAGTTTAACACTGACGGTACCCCACGAATGATTGATGTTGGTAAAGAGTGTGAATGCCGAGAGCAAATCAAACTACAAAAACGGTTCAAGAGCTCAATGATTCCGTCAGAATTTCAAAATGCCCGTTTTGATAACTATGTCAAAACAAGCCCCATCCAGGTAAAGCTGTTTGAAGCGATGAAGGAATACTTAATACGATTCCTTGAGAATTTCGATAAAGAGGCAAACAAATACAACGGGAATTGCAATTTAGGCTTTATCGCTGAATTTGGGGAACAACGAATTCGCTCACTGGATGTAGGCATACGAGCCACAACGAAAAGAGAAAATAATAGTTTTGGTTTAGGAAAAACTCATTTGCAAGTGGCTGCATCGAAATGGCTGATGAATAAAGGCATAAGAACATTGGTCATCTCAGACATTGATTTCATGAAAGAACTACAACATGCGATGTTCCTTAAAGACCAAAACGAAACATTAAATAAATTGTTACATCAAGTGATAAACGTAAATGTTCTCGTTTGGGATGACATTGGAAAATCAAAGCCATCAGAAGCAAAAGAGGATTTTTACTATCAAATCATCAACGAACGGTACCGTCACAATCGCCCAATTTTGTTTAGTAGCAATGAAGACCGAGGCACATTGTCAGAACGTATCGGATATGCGGGTGCAAGCCGACTTTTCGGGATGTGTGAGAAAGAGTTCCTCATCGAGTGTAAAGGTGAGGATTGGCGATTGAAAAAGAAAGGAGAGAGTCAAATTGTGTAAAGTATGCAACGGAACGGGTGACGCTTCTAGTGTAGGTGGAAGCATTGCACATTTTAAACCATGTCTTTATTGTTCTGATGATGAAAGGCAAGCAAGACTTGACAA
It contains:
- a CDS encoding helix-turn-helix transcriptional regulator is translated as MAIGKVIAETRDRLEISQREFADRVPSSREAIAKYETGERKFPDDLVPAYCEGLNDAIFIKQVQRECTNGVYIPYLDGPLVDHHPASLIFRARKELKEAKEHLGQIDSSKPLAFMTDAEIDHIKRTIHELLDAAAASETLVIDICSRFDFSYNDTIKQWIHSLTARQLKARQNV
- a CDS encoding Rha family transcriptional regulator, whose protein sequence is MNAELVGNKSINLVFVTNGKPATDSRRIADTFQKTHDKVLRDIRTLLTKAPEEFAFSNFGETSYKNKQGREMPMYIVTFDGFAMLAMGYTGEKAIEFKVRYINEFNRTRQLVESHQETLKSHEQKQIQQQIKQTIYSQYPEISAQARMKYFTCLHKDLKDRYRVTSFRDILRKDFLGAIEFINKWDSPRLESRRRLT
- a CDS encoding ATP-binding protein — translated: MNKQFESFTTQSTHGEVNYNCPICFDKGIVLTKEQELNPFTKEPKFNTDGTPRMIDVGKECECREQIKLQKRFKSSMIPSEFQNARFDNYVKTSPIQVKLFEAMKEYLIRFLENFDKEANKYNGNCNLGFIAEFGEQRIRSLDVGIRATTKRENNSFGLGKTHLQVAASKWLMNKGIRTLVISDIDFMKELQHAMFLKDQNETLNKLLHQVINVNVLVWDDIGKSKPSEAKEDFYYQIINERYRHNRPILFSSNEDRGTLSERIGYAGASRLFGMCEKEFLIECKGEDWRLKKKGESQIV